In candidate division WOR-3 bacterium, one DNA window encodes the following:
- the cas6 gene encoding CRISPR system precrRNA processing endoribonuclease RAMP protein Cas6, translated as MRLPRFAGAVFRGGFGLAFRRVACPFPQRECGDCLLREKCAWSYVFLTPRPEGAGIMRRYDTVPHPFVIEPPHEERIEYSAGAALTFNLVLIGRAIEYLPYFVLAFEQMAAQGLGPGRPRLKIRSITQDGTILFDASAHTFRAPLRKQRLHLRPGADRCGQVKLNFLSPTRITYAGRMCRRIDFHILIRSLLRRLGLLAYFHDQPVELDYTGLIKQAQQVRTSEMHLAGYEWRRYSGRQEREVEMEGMTGTVTYEGNIGPFLPFLRAGELLHVGKGTSFGMGKYELEVG; from the coding sequence GTGCGCCTGCCGCGCTTTGCCGGCGCGGTATTTCGCGGTGGTTTCGGTCTGGCGTTCCGTCGCGTAGCTTGTCCGTTTCCTCAACGTGAGTGCGGTGACTGCCTGCTCAGGGAGAAGTGCGCCTGGTCGTACGTATTTCTCACGCCCAGACCAGAGGGTGCCGGCATCATGCGCCGGTATGATACTGTACCTCATCCATTCGTCATCGAGCCGCCGCACGAAGAGCGGATTGAGTATTCAGCCGGCGCTGCCCTGACCTTCAACCTTGTTCTCATCGGCCGCGCCATAGAGTACCTCCCCTACTTTGTTCTTGCCTTTGAACAGATGGCCGCTCAGGGTCTAGGTCCGGGCCGGCCGCGGCTCAAAATCAGAAGTATCACGCAGGACGGAACGATTCTGTTCGATGCCTCCGCGCATACGTTTCGCGCTCCCCTGCGCAAACAACGACTGCACCTACGGCCGGGCGCAGACCGTTGCGGCCAAGTGAAACTGAACTTTCTTTCACCCACGCGCATCACCTACGCTGGCCGTATGTGCCGCAGGATTGACTTTCACATCCTCATCCGTTCGCTCTTACGCCGGCTCGGGCTTCTGGCCTACTTTCACGACCAGCCGGTAGAACTTGACTATACCGGACTCATCAAACAGGCGCAGCAAGTAAGAACGAGCGAGATGCATCTGGCCGGGTACGAATGGCGTCGCTACTCCGGCCGCCAGGAGCGGGAAGTAGAAATGGAAGGAATGACGGGCACGGTTACCTACGAAGGCAACATCGGCCCATTTCTGCCCTTCCTACGTGCGGGCGAACTTTTGCACGTCGGCAAGGGCACAAGCTTTGGTATGGGAAAATATGAACTGGAGGTGGGATGA
- the cas10 gene encoding type III-A CRISPR-associated protein Cas10/Csm1 produces MNNDREFQTVVLAALLHDIGKFAQRTGVQPAGYEYFAEDDFGAHGAHSKWSAWFIENYLPDSFKAAGSPVLFHHRPCDRLSEIVARADRLSAGERIPDSGGAISQSRLVPILGRVYRPRWCENGFRLRPLSIRKADIFPLESQTSPDLTTEYRSLWQQFVQDVSVLRDKNPHFGPFLTSLTHILHRYTWCIPSAVYGSEPDISLYDHLKSSAAIAAALFASANPGTFRLIGGDIAGIQNFIYRLASPDEAQSGMAHRLRGRSFYVALLADTIALSVLEELGLPATNVLWCGGGNFAILAHDNAETDKLAARLENWLLEHFEGELGLALAHVDIDETGLVHFAESLDRLGFELQKAKQHKFASVVSYHQPFALAGDVCRVCGSDSTEALCAECARHKRIGQVIPRSSYLYRMPAAGMSTVDSVVEFSGLGVSWGFAQNLQDIPAGATEIYALNSTEMPVASVPAHVGCGFRFLGQQVPEDNRGTLTFEDLEKMCLGARFLGALRMDMDNLGKIFLFGLGENRTISRIAALSRSIDTFFSGFLNELASGYRTAYILYSGGDDAFVVASWNEAIAFAHQLQNELETYTCGNNHISISAGLHLFKHAFPIGIAARVAKEKLEGLAKGNKSNGREKNSLAVFEFPCFWPQACEALAFAEEIKKGIESKRLARRFVYNILGIYWTHFSDGREDIGWVPRFLYLLKRNVPAETEDGRPSELYAMLLARMPTMMRIAPLWANWVLLATRS; encoded by the coding sequence ATGAACAATGACCGCGAATTCCAGACCGTAGTCCTGGCCGCGCTCCTGCACGACATCGGCAAGTTCGCCCAGCGCACCGGGGTTCAACCAGCCGGCTACGAATACTTTGCCGAAGATGACTTCGGTGCACACGGAGCGCACAGTAAGTGGAGCGCATGGTTTATTGAGAACTACTTGCCCGACTCCTTCAAGGCGGCCGGATCTCCTGTTCTGTTTCATCACAGGCCGTGCGATCGGCTCTCAGAGATCGTAGCGCGCGCGGACCGATTGTCAGCCGGAGAAAGAATTCCCGACTCGGGTGGCGCCATCTCGCAGTCAAGACTCGTTCCCATCCTTGGTCGGGTCTATCGCCCGCGGTGGTGCGAAAACGGATTCAGGCTGCGACCGCTTTCCATCAGGAAGGCAGATATCTTCCCGCTTGAGTCACAGACATCACCTGACCTCACCACCGAGTACCGTTCGCTCTGGCAACAGTTCGTTCAGGACGTATCTGTTCTCCGTGACAAGAACCCTCATTTCGGACCATTCCTCACCTCGTTGACCCATATCCTTCATAGGTACACCTGGTGTATTCCGAGCGCGGTTTATGGCTCTGAACCCGACATTTCGCTCTACGATCATCTAAAGTCGTCCGCCGCCATCGCTGCGGCACTTTTCGCGTCTGCCAATCCTGGCACATTTCGACTGATCGGCGGCGACATCGCCGGCATCCAGAACTTTATCTACCGCCTTGCATCCCCGGACGAAGCTCAATCCGGCATGGCGCACCGCCTGCGTGGACGTTCGTTCTACGTAGCACTGCTGGCCGATACGATTGCGTTGTCCGTGCTCGAAGAACTGGGGTTGCCCGCGACCAATGTCCTGTGGTGCGGCGGCGGCAATTTCGCCATTCTGGCCCATGATAACGCTGAGACGGACAAACTAGCGGCCCGACTCGAAAACTGGCTCTTGGAGCATTTCGAGGGAGAACTCGGACTGGCACTTGCCCATGTGGACATCGACGAAACCGGGTTAGTCCATTTTGCAGAGTCCCTGGACCGACTCGGTTTTGAGCTGCAGAAGGCAAAACAGCACAAATTTGCGTCGGTGGTATCGTATCACCAGCCTTTCGCTCTGGCCGGCGACGTGTGCCGCGTCTGCGGTAGCGACAGCACCGAAGCCCTCTGTGCGGAATGTGCCCGACACAAGCGAATCGGCCAGGTAATTCCTCGCAGCAGCTACCTCTATCGCATGCCGGCGGCCGGTATGTCCACGGTGGACTCAGTTGTCGAGTTTAGTGGACTTGGCGTTTCTTGGGGCTTCGCCCAAAACCTGCAGGACATACCGGCTGGAGCAACTGAAATCTACGCGCTCAACAGTACGGAGATGCCAGTTGCCTCTGTGCCGGCACACGTGGGTTGTGGCTTCAGGTTTCTCGGCCAGCAGGTTCCGGAGGACAATCGCGGTACGCTAACCTTCGAAGACTTGGAGAAGATGTGCCTTGGCGCCAGATTCCTCGGCGCTTTGCGAATGGATATGGACAACCTCGGCAAGATATTCCTCTTTGGACTTGGCGAGAACCGGACGATATCGAGAATTGCCGCGCTGAGCCGTTCAATAGACACTTTCTTCTCCGGCTTCCTGAACGAACTTGCCTCCGGTTATCGTACCGCCTACATTCTTTACTCCGGTGGAGACGACGCCTTCGTCGTCGCCTCCTGGAATGAGGCGATCGCTTTTGCCCATCAGCTCCAGAACGAACTTGAGACCTACACGTGCGGCAACAACCACATCAGTATTTCAGCCGGACTGCACCTATTCAAACACGCATTCCCCATCGGCATCGCGGCAAGGGTAGCGAAGGAAAAGCTGGAAGGCCTGGCCAAGGGGAACAAGTCGAATGGACGGGAAAAGAACTCCCTTGCCGTTTTCGAGTTTCCCTGTTTCTGGCCGCAAGCATGCGAAGCACTTGCTTTCGCAGAAGAAATCAAGAAGGGAATTGAGTCAAAACGCCTGGCGCGCAGGTTCGTGTACAATATTCTGGGAATCTACTGGACGCATTTCTCCGACGGCAGGGAGGACATCGGTTGGGTTCCGAGGTTCCTCTATCTGCTGAAGCGCAATGTGCCCGCCGAGACCGAGGACGGAAGGCCGAGCGAGCTATACGCCATGCTGCTCGCCCGGATGCCCACAATGATGAGAATTGCGCCCCTATGGGCAAATTGGGTACTTCTGGCAACACGAAGCTAA
- the csm2 gene encoding type III-A CRISPR-associated protein Csm2 encodes MSAVLEKFKTSISKESKSFLDNDILAEAEKLGRELCGVTTSKMRQYFDDIKGLRRMLESGATEQQAKVKLRLVLSRLAYDVQRAGRSQRPHMEKLESFLKACITRVLDGRDVAQAVKDFAVFFECVYGYFYAGSRPSNEEEQ; translated from the coding sequence ATGTCTGCTGTGCTCGAAAAGTTCAAGACAAGCATAAGCAAAGAATCCAAGAGCTTCTTGGACAACGACATACTGGCAGAAGCTGAAAAACTGGGTAGGGAACTGTGCGGCGTCACCACCAGCAAGATGCGCCAGTACTTCGACGACATCAAGGGTCTGCGTCGCATGCTTGAGAGTGGTGCGACCGAACAGCAGGCCAAGGTTAAACTCCGCCTCGTACTATCGCGGTTGGCCTATGACGTCCAGAGAGCCGGCAGGAGTCAGCGTCCGCACATGGAGAAGTTGGAGAGCTTTCTGAAAGCATGCATCACCCGGGTACTGGATGGCCGCGACGTGGCCCAGGCGGTCAAGGACTTCGCTGTGTTCTTCGAATGCGTCTATGGGTACTTCTACGCTGGCTCGCGACCAAGCAACGAGGAGGAACAATGA
- the csm3 gene encoding type III-A CRISPR-associated RAMP protein Csm3, producing the protein MNYKFLGNVIISGTIRCETALHIGGMVEGYEIGGMDNPIIRDPVSGYPYIPGSSIKGKMRSLLEWSKGLVQVVTASNENKESTVGKVHSCEDASCPVCRSFGAPAEQARAVGPTRLLIRDAHPTEETRKMLDRLQAEKGLPKAEWKSENYLNRITAKGTPRTIERVPQGSEFTLEMVYGLFQVDEEQDIADLDHLRYVFEAMRLLEDSALGGYGSRGSGKVSFNLGGGVLLRTTADYEKGTSGTTISFGFLRDTNISTLKDAIKKKLQEANESADAAS; encoded by the coding sequence ATGAACTACAAGTTCCTGGGAAACGTGATTATCTCTGGCACCATCAGGTGCGAGACGGCCTTGCACATCGGCGGTATGGTTGAAGGCTATGAAATCGGCGGAATGGACAATCCGATTATCCGCGACCCGGTTTCGGGATACCCCTACATTCCCGGTTCGTCAATCAAGGGGAAAATGCGCAGCCTCTTGGAATGGTCCAAAGGGCTCGTCCAGGTCGTCACCGCCAGTAATGAAAACAAGGAGAGCACCGTCGGCAAAGTCCACAGCTGTGAAGACGCCTCTTGTCCAGTCTGTCGTTCTTTCGGTGCGCCAGCAGAGCAGGCTCGCGCCGTTGGGCCGACCCGGCTCCTGATCCGGGACGCACATCCGACGGAAGAGACAAGAAAGATGCTCGACCGGTTGCAGGCTGAAAAAGGACTTCCCAAGGCCGAATGGAAATCAGAGAATTACCTGAATCGAATAACGGCCAAGGGGACACCGCGCACCATTGAGCGTGTGCCGCAAGGTTCCGAGTTCACGCTTGAGATGGTGTATGGGCTATTTCAGGTGGATGAGGAACAGGACATTGCCGACCTCGATCATCTTCGCTACGTCTTTGAGGCCATGCGCCTGCTGGAAGACTCTGCACTGGGCGGATATGGTTCACGCGGCTCAGGAAAGGTCTCTTTCAACCTTGGCGGGGGTGTTCTTCTTCGGACTACCGCAGACTATGAGAAGGGAACGTCTGGCACTACCATCTCCTTCGGCTTCCTCAGGGATACGAATATCAGCACCCTCAAGGATGCAATCAAAAAGAAACTGCAAGAAGCCAATGAAAGCGCTGACGCTGCATCTTAG
- the csm4 gene encoding type III-A CRISPR-associated RAMP protein Csm4 — MKALTLHLRCPTGFKNSLPRSDTLFGAVCWGLWLLYGQERLQQFLESYTNDNPALLTSSAFPCLTVGGQTTHLFPKPKSCPAELQFDENHHDLAKSFRKVRYLDGDLFQYFIQEGLTDQNLWEWLLQDKVQLSEDRQILSKGGVKTLSARSEVVPGNAIDRLSGAALEGMLYHSTEWFFGPDTDAFILVRLAEEWEKKILAVFRYYGDKGLGGDSSVGKGGYRLEVSNGLPFCEPVGGRRWVTLSLYYPRPDEWTFFRQNLDQAWYSVTKRKGKVESGFSPTSNIWKKSVLMLEEGSSFPEMDGCRNYGTLVEVGTRPDGGSILQHGLAFAVRMR; from the coding sequence ATGAAAGCGCTGACGCTGCATCTTAGGTGTCCGACCGGGTTCAAGAACTCCCTGCCTCGTTCCGATACACTCTTCGGTGCGGTGTGTTGGGGCCTATGGCTACTCTACGGCCAAGAGAGGCTTCAGCAGTTCCTTGAGAGCTACACCAACGACAATCCTGCGCTGCTCACCTCGTCGGCGTTTCCTTGCCTAACCGTTGGCGGACAGACGACACATCTTTTTCCCAAGCCAAAGTCCTGCCCTGCAGAACTGCAGTTCGACGAGAATCACCATGACCTAGCCAAGAGCTTTCGTAAGGTCAGGTACCTAGACGGCGATTTGTTTCAGTACTTCATCCAGGAAGGATTGACCGACCAGAACCTGTGGGAGTGGCTCTTACAGGACAAGGTGCAGCTCTCCGAAGACAGGCAGATTCTCTCCAAAGGCGGAGTGAAAACGCTGAGCGCAAGATCGGAAGTCGTGCCCGGGAACGCAATTGACCGGCTTTCAGGAGCCGCGCTCGAAGGGATGCTCTATCATTCAACCGAGTGGTTCTTCGGCCCGGACACAGACGCCTTTATCCTTGTTCGACTGGCCGAAGAGTGGGAGAAAAAAATCCTCGCTGTTTTTCGCTACTATGGTGACAAGGGGCTGGGCGGTGATAGCTCGGTCGGCAAAGGCGGGTACAGGCTTGAAGTAAGCAACGGACTCCCCTTCTGCGAACCGGTAGGTGGCAGGCGCTGGGTGACGCTATCGCTATACTACCCGCGACCGGATGAGTGGACGTTCTTCCGCCAAAACCTTGATCAAGCCTGGTATTCGGTAACGAAACGCAAGGGCAAGGTAGAAAGTGGATTTTCCCCAACGTCGAACATCTGGAAGAAGTCGGTGCTGATGCTGGAAGAAGGGTCCAGCTTTCCTGAAATGGACGGCTGCAGGAACTACGGAACGCTGGTGGAGGTCGGAACTCGGCCCGACGGTGGAAGCATACTGCAGCACGGCCTTGCCTTTGCTGTCCGTATGAGGTGA
- the csm5 gene encoding type III-A CRISPR-associated RAMP protein Csm5: MDAKTQATYYLKLTPLSPIHIGSGREYFPQEYIPQENPDRILIVDLDQLIQKYPRIADQSFLAEQRTPLWETRAGELVLRDASLVLNSDKTDRHTLQDIKASAKRENVSTIWEFTKTAYSRPYIPGSSVKGAVRTAIAYYLLATSPETFSRLKQVIVARNPRIEPGDGSAVEQLVFTDGNGAHDDLMRLWSFSDSSPLDCHKTLTVVQGRRLSSTQPLGFRNWYEALTETSGSLRLCATYDSALASCGAWRPVRPACFPKTIGDIFTCLNRFADDIIAHELAYFRNHPAKPQETVDFYQNLKERRQRGEVLLCLGKGTGWHKKTIGQLLRQDRSSIFKDVVVAYRLGKGRRRFTDFPVSREMAIRNRRPGVFGWAQMSMESRK; this comes from the coding sequence ATGGATGCCAAGACTCAAGCCACCTACTACCTGAAACTTACTCCCCTCAGTCCGATACACATCGGATCGGGTCGGGAGTACTTTCCTCAGGAATACATCCCACAAGAAAACCCCGACCGCATTCTAATCGTGGACCTGGATCAGCTCATTCAGAAGTATCCCCGCATTGCCGACCAGAGCTTCTTGGCCGAACAACGCACGCCTCTCTGGGAGACTCGAGCGGGCGAACTCGTCCTGAGAGACGCTTCTCTGGTTCTTAACTCTGACAAGACAGACCGTCATACCTTGCAGGACATTAAGGCGTCTGCCAAGCGCGAAAATGTCTCAACCATCTGGGAATTCACAAAGACAGCCTACTCGCGTCCATACATACCCGGCAGCTCTGTCAAAGGAGCGGTGAGGACCGCCATAGCATACTACCTGCTCGCGACCTCACCGGAGACCTTTTCCCGCTTGAAACAAGTGATCGTAGCACGCAATCCACGGATTGAACCTGGTGACGGGTCCGCTGTCGAACAGCTAGTATTCACCGACGGCAATGGCGCGCATGACGACCTCATGCGCCTGTGGTCATTCAGCGACTCATCGCCGCTTGATTGCCACAAGACTCTCACTGTTGTGCAAGGCAGGCGGCTCTCGAGCACGCAACCTTTAGGGTTCAGGAACTGGTATGAAGCATTGACTGAAACTAGCGGCTCGCTTCGGCTTTGCGCAACGTACGATTCCGCCCTGGCGTCGTGCGGCGCATGGCGCCCGGTAAGGCCAGCCTGTTTCCCGAAGACCATAGGAGACATATTCACATGCTTGAACCGGTTTGCTGATGACATAATAGCCCATGAGCTCGCCTACTTTCGGAATCACCCGGCCAAGCCGCAGGAAACTGTGGATTTCTACCAGAATCTGAAGGAACGTCGCCAGCGTGGGGAGGTCTTGCTCTGCCTGGGCAAAGGCACTGGTTGGCACAAGAAGACGATAGGCCAACTTCTGCGCCAAGACCGAAGCTCTATCTTCAAAGACGTTGTGGTTGCATACCGACTCGGTAAAGGCCGACGTCGCTTCACCGACTTTCCGGTTTCCCGGGAAATGGCTATTCGCAACAGGAGACCGGGCGTATTTGGCTGGGCGCAGATGAGTATGGAAAGCAGGAAGTGA
- a CDS encoding TIGR02710 family CRISPR-associated CARF protein, with protein sequence MSIANQSPEVLLMLVGTSPEPIIISIKKLQPKRVHFVCTADSEKYIDRVVADRRLLPSQFDKTVMQGLETQETYRVVKELHTRYQAKRVALDITGGKKAMVAGAALAGFLLEMPVYYVDFRAFDPEKRRPVPGSEFLAELTNPYQVFGSIEEAHADSLFKAGDYRAAQMLYEAMCGRIPDPRSCEVKRLVSAALAAWDDFAFGQACDHLAKAIARSEQFKVFAAQREVWKRQLNLLEKLKDDNRDQYFELLKRTEYFEAAAVSLVAKARRWLEAGQTNMAAIAAYRLLELAGQHRLALKGIDASKVQPEIRIQHDTAFRDLQKQIHGTDSGIREQLGLLDTWSLLYVLGDKVLLGDSPSVNDLKRLKSKLKARNELWPEHRNVTMDEQGSREFLGYAIGWLRRLVPDIEARADEVRPPDF encoded by the coding sequence ATGAGCATAGCAAATCAGAGCCCGGAAGTCCTTCTGATGCTCGTCGGCACCAGCCCGGAGCCGATCATCATCTCCATCAAGAAACTCCAGCCCAAACGGGTCCACTTCGTCTGCACGGCTGATTCGGAGAAGTACATTGATCGAGTTGTCGCGGACAGAAGACTTCTTCCCAGCCAGTTTGACAAAACAGTAATGCAGGGTCTGGAGACCCAGGAGACATATCGGGTAGTCAAGGAGCTCCATACCCGCTATCAGGCGAAACGAGTCGCCCTCGACATCACCGGCGGCAAGAAGGCGATGGTCGCCGGCGCGGCCCTGGCCGGGTTCCTGCTGGAGATGCCGGTGTACTATGTTGACTTCCGCGCGTTCGACCCTGAGAAACGCCGGCCCGTGCCTGGCAGTGAGTTCCTCGCCGAGCTGACCAACCCGTATCAGGTCTTCGGCAGTATCGAAGAGGCGCACGCTGATAGTTTGTTCAAGGCCGGTGACTACCGGGCGGCGCAGATGCTCTACGAAGCAATGTGCGGTCGGATTCCTGACCCGCGCAGTTGCGAGGTAAAGCGCTTGGTGAGCGCCGCGCTGGCGGCCTGGGACGACTTTGCCTTTGGTCAGGCCTGCGACCATCTTGCCAAGGCAATCGCCAGATCAGAGCAGTTCAAGGTTTTTGCCGCCCAGCGCGAGGTCTGGAAACGCCAGCTCAATCTGCTGGAAAAACTGAAGGACGACAACCGCGACCAGTACTTCGAACTGCTCAAGCGAACCGAATACTTCGAAGCGGCCGCAGTCTCGCTTGTCGCCAAAGCCCGGAGGTGGCTTGAAGCCGGGCAGACCAATATGGCGGCCATCGCCGCCTATCGTTTGCTTGAGCTTGCCGGTCAGCACCGCCTTGCCCTAAAGGGCATAGACGCATCCAAAGTTCAGCCCGAAATTCGCATCCAGCACGACACCGCATTCCGAGACCTTCAGAAGCAGATCCACGGCACAGATTCTGGCATCCGGGAGCAGCTTGGCCTACTCGACACGTGGAGCCTGCTCTACGTGCTCGGCGACAAGGTTCTACTAGGTGATAGCCCTTCGGTAAACGACCTAAAGAGACTCAAAAGCAAACTCAAAGCACGCAATGAACTGTGGCCCGAACATCGCAACGTCACGATGGACGAACAAGGGTCACGCGAGTTTCTGGGCTATGCTATCGGCTGGCTCAGACGTCTTGTGCCCGATATCGAGGCACGCGCCGATGAGGTCAGGCCGCCTGACTTCTAG